In Chloracidobacterium sp., the following proteins share a genomic window:
- a CDS encoding sigma 54-interacting transcriptional regulator, protein MKRNAPTSEPSGSGQSAAARAISHDSVDAVFKSVGQKLREGLSGEAEKLLTRTIEGYDHEASNLANLKRLLSFTLETTGRYKEALEVVRPYEDDKNREPLSDETQTRVATQLAIAFSNAGDQPKAITLLKDILQKAEAEELTPLRGSIEIALARVYRKLSEYPICRDHAKRALAHFRTNGDWLGMAEAYREIANSLHQEGDSEKSLEYFELGIKIIGNNLAPFMLGKLYTDMSGAYWFLRRPQDGIECLEKSIRFFDQTEHVLNTVIAYNNLGINLMLIGEWQKAEEIITRALDLAEEQQHSHAAGILDSLGELKILRGEFGDAEKLIERAIERARGDKRAWYEIQSMRNLARCYLGEGKYNRAIVKAEETIKYSRKLGDSHFANMAGLVLAESRLRQGGLEECEEALRLIEEDDAASDFYVLGNIQRIRGLAALEDNDTELAVHHFSRGLTIFEAAEDLYHAGLLNHLLGANLSELDPARAKRHLAAANDIFKKLGLKRLTEDVNRELEKLETAPSQKTAGRRSNSVVSQLLTVRLAEATASRELLFRELIAVLQQESKAKRIVIAQANDQKRLHPFITHGYSPQESNELVGKLNDAISRGDEKGFSRGKDIAVLHLRGSASPTAVLLISPVSGAVLADDTPLQPLLRVVALGMDVIALRGRGPSTPTEEQSSTHTSSSLMPGFIHSSPAMTALVDEVHKIRSSDVTVLVTGESGTGKELVSRAIHTLSNRKDKIFVPFNCTAVPKELAEGHLFGYKKGAFTGAVNDSPGTIRTADGGTLFLDEVGDLPLDVQPKLLRFLQEGEIQPLGEKRPIKVDVRIIAATNMPLEEKVAHGSFREDLYYRLNVIRLRVPPLRERRAEIPPIVNYYINHYSSRFDKHDVTFTPQTIDMLMVCDWEGNVRQLCNEVQRIVARAEDGEVITPAHLSPELKRSARPLTPFETGSKDKPIASFDGVYSPFTNISSGGTLEQAVSELEMQLIRASLARHNWNISRVANELGLTRRGLYLKLSRYGIEKAA, encoded by the coding sequence ATGAAGAGGAACGCACCCACCAGCGAACCGAGCGGGAGCGGACAGTCAGCCGCTGCTCGCGCGATATCGCATGACTCCGTCGATGCGGTCTTTAAGAGCGTCGGCCAGAAGCTGCGCGAAGGGCTCTCCGGCGAGGCTGAAAAGCTCCTCACCCGGACAATTGAGGGCTACGACCACGAAGCGTCCAACCTAGCGAATCTCAAACGGCTGCTCTCATTCACGCTCGAGACGACAGGCCGATACAAAGAAGCTCTTGAGGTGGTCCGCCCGTACGAGGACGACAAGAACCGGGAACCGCTCTCGGACGAGACGCAGACGCGTGTTGCTACGCAGCTCGCGATCGCATTCAGCAACGCGGGCGACCAGCCAAAGGCGATCACGCTTCTCAAGGACATCCTGCAAAAAGCTGAAGCTGAGGAACTCACCCCGCTGCGAGGCTCGATCGAGATCGCGCTCGCCCGCGTCTATCGCAAGCTCAGCGAGTACCCGATCTGCCGCGATCATGCCAAGCGGGCGTTGGCCCATTTCCGCACTAACGGCGATTGGCTGGGAATGGCTGAGGCGTATCGTGAGATCGCAAACAGCCTACATCAGGAGGGCGACAGCGAAAAGTCCCTTGAGTATTTCGAACTCGGCATCAAGATCATCGGCAACAATCTGGCACCATTCATGCTCGGCAAACTATATACCGACATGTCGGGAGCCTATTGGTTCCTCCGTCGGCCGCAGGATGGCATAGAGTGCCTTGAGAAATCGATCCGCTTCTTTGACCAGACTGAGCACGTTCTCAATACTGTCATCGCCTACAACAATCTTGGTATTAACCTGATGCTGATCGGCGAATGGCAAAAGGCCGAAGAGATCATCACGCGTGCCCTCGACCTGGCCGAGGAACAGCAGCACTCACATGCTGCCGGTATCCTCGATTCGCTTGGCGAACTGAAAATACTGCGGGGCGAATTTGGTGATGCCGAGAAGCTGATCGAACGAGCGATTGAACGCGCGCGAGGCGATAAGAGGGCTTGGTACGAGATCCAGTCGATGCGAAACCTCGCCCGCTGCTATCTCGGCGAAGGTAAATACAACCGCGCAATAGTCAAGGCTGAAGAGACCATAAAATACTCGCGAAAGCTCGGCGACAGCCACTTTGCTAACATGGCCGGCCTCGTCCTGGCCGAAAGCCGGCTGCGTCAGGGCGGCCTTGAGGAATGTGAAGAAGCTTTGAGACTGATCGAAGAAGATGATGCCGCATCCGACTTCTACGTCTTGGGAAATATACAGCGCATCCGTGGCCTGGCAGCCCTCGAAGACAACGATACCGAGCTTGCTGTCCATCATTTCAGCCGAGGCCTGACGATCTTTGAAGCGGCCGAGGACCTGTATCACGCGGGCTTGCTCAATCACTTGCTGGGAGCGAATCTTTCGGAGCTTGATCCTGCTCGCGCCAAGCGGCATCTGGCAGCGGCGAATGATATTTTCAAGAAGCTCGGCCTCAAGCGTCTGACCGAGGACGTTAACCGCGAACTTGAGAAGCTGGAAACGGCCCCTAGCCAGAAAACGGCCGGACGGCGTTCCAATTCTGTTGTGTCACAGCTTCTGACCGTGCGCCTCGCCGAAGCAACGGCCTCGCGTGAACTGCTTTTCCGAGAGCTGATAGCTGTTCTCCAGCAGGAAAGCAAGGCAAAACGCATCGTAATTGCACAGGCCAACGACCAGAAACGCCTTCATCCATTCATTACGCACGGCTACTCGCCGCAGGAAAGCAATGAGCTTGTGGGCAAGCTCAACGACGCGATCTCGCGCGGTGATGAAAAGGGATTCTCGCGCGGCAAGGATATCGCCGTACTGCATCTTCGCGGCTCGGCCTCACCGACGGCAGTGCTGTTGATCAGCCCGGTATCGGGGGCCGTGCTCGCCGACGATACGCCGCTGCAGCCGCTGCTTCGGGTCGTGGCCCTTGGTATGGATGTGATCGCGCTTCGCGGCCGCGGCCCCTCGACACCTACCGAAGAGCAGTCGAGCACGCACACGTCGAGCAGCCTGATGCCGGGCTTTATTCACTCCTCGCCCGCCATGACGGCTCTGGTCGATGAGGTGCATAAGATACGGTCCTCCGATGTGACGGTATTGGTCACGGGCGAGTCGGGAACGGGAAAAGAGCTTGTATCGCGGGCAATTCATACGCTCTCGAATCGTAAGGATAAGATATTCGTGCCATTCAACTGCACGGCAGTGCCAAAGGAACTGGCCGAAGGCCACCTCTTTGGTTACAAGAAGGGTGCCTTTACCGGTGCCGTCAACGATTCGCCGGGCACCATCCGAACGGCCGATGGCGGGACGCTCTTCCTCGATGAGGTCGGCGATCTTCCTCTCGATGTGCAGCCAAAGCTATTGAGATTTTTGCAGGAGGGCGAGATACAGCCGCTAGGTGAGAAGCGGCCGATCAAGGTTGATGTCCGCATCATTGCCGCAACAAATATGCCGCTGGAGGAAAAGGTCGCCCACGGGTCATTCCGTGAGGACCTTTACTATCGACTGAACGTCATTCGCCTGCGCGTGCCGCCCTTGCGCGAACGCAGGGCAGAGATCCCACCTATTGTGAATTATTACATCAATCACTACTCGTCACGCTTCGATAAGCACGACGTCACGTTTACTCCGCAGACGATCGATATGCTCATGGTCTGCGATTGGGAGGGCAATGTGCGGCAGCTTTGCAATGAGGTCCAGAGGATCGTCGCCCGGGCTGAGGACGGCGAGGTTATCACGCCCGCCCATCTGTCGCCAGAACTAAAACGCAGCGCAAGACCGTTGACACCATTCGAAACGGGCTCAAAGGATAAGCCCATTGCGTCATTCGACGGCGTTTATTCGCCATTCACAAACATCTCGTCCGGCGGCACGCTCGAGCAGGCTGTTTCGGAACTCGAGATGCAACTCATCCGGGCATCGCTCGCGCGCCACAATTGGAACATCTCGCGCGTTGCTAACGAACTCGGCCTCACTCGCCGCGGCCTCTACCTAAAACTCTCTCGCTACGGCATTGAGAAAGCCGCGTAG
- a CDS encoding ATP-dependent Clp protease adaptor ClpS, which translates to MPGFPDIENGGIDILPERKTRLEKPKLFKVLLHNDDFTTMDFVVFVLQYVFSRNEADATTIMLKVHNEGLGIAGIYPYEIATMKCDKAINLAKAREYPLLCTVEEE; encoded by the coding sequence ATGCCCGGGTTTCCTGATATCGAGAACGGCGGCATTGATATTCTGCCTGAACGAAAGACCAGGCTCGAAAAGCCGAAGCTCTTCAAGGTGCTGCTGCATAACGACGATTTTACGACGATGGATTTTGTCGTTTTCGTCCTGCAATATGTCTTTAGCCGCAACGAGGCCGACGCCACCACCATAATGCTGAAGGTCCACAACGAAGGCCTCGGCATCGCCGGCATCTACCCCTACGAGATCGCAACCATGAAGTGCGACAAAGCGATCAACCTGGCGAAAGCAAGGGAATACCCACTGTTGTGTACGGTGGAGGAGGAATGA
- a CDS encoding DUF1778 domain-containing protein translates to MMRAAAILGQDLTEFTVSTLGQRASEIIESHEQILLSEKEYEFFLNYMDKPARKPSRYSMKALVEYKRQIRNG, encoded by the coding sequence GTGATGCGCGCAGCAGCTATCCTCGGACAGGATCTTACAGAGTTTACCGTTAGCACGCTGGGCCAGCGTGCATCCGAGATCATTGAAAGTCACGAGCAGATCCTATTGTCAGAGAAAGAGTATGAGTTCTTTCTTAACTACATGGACAAACCGGCCCGAAAGCCATCGAGGTATTCGATGAAAGCTCTAGTCGAATACAAACGGCAGATTCGAAACGGCTAA
- a CDS encoding GNAT family N-acetyltransferase yields the protein MNIVSLTREHDRKHFDCGDDSVTTFLREAALHDQKLLLSRTSVLIDEQADPTRIIGFHTLLVSTVGQETIPDDRPRIKRRIPVILLGQLGVDLGFQGMNYGNLLLTDVEFRVADISKHVGIRCLALDARNERLAKWYEKRGFVRYPDSLRMFKNVQDITRFVSSG from the coding sequence ATGAACATCGTTTCGCTGACACGCGAGCATGATCGCAAGCATTTTGATTGTGGCGATGATTCAGTAACTACTTTTCTGCGTGAAGCGGCTCTGCATGACCAAAAGCTGCTCCTTAGTCGAACAAGCGTATTGATCGATGAACAAGCTGATCCGACCAGAATTATCGGTTTCCATACCCTGCTTGTCTCGACTGTAGGTCAGGAAACGATCCCGGACGACAGGCCCCGAATAAAGCGAAGAATACCGGTGATCCTTCTTGGGCAGTTAGGTGTCGATCTGGGATTCCAAGGCATGAACTACGGTAACCTATTATTGACCGACGTTGAATTTAGGGTAGCTGATATTTCAAAACATGTAGGGATCAGATGTCTTGCCCTGGATGCCCGGAATGAGCGGCTTGCAAAATGGTATGAGAAGCGAGGTTTTGTCAGATATCCCGATTCGTTGCGAATGTTCAAGAACGTTCAGGACATCACGCGTTTCGTCTCGTCCGGTTGA
- the ileS gene encoding isoleucine--tRNA ligase — translation MTEPLDLKKTVNLPRTDFSQKANLGQMEPARSKKWQEIGLYEKVLEARKGREKFILHDGPPYANADIHIGTALNKILKDFVVKTRSMMGYDAPYVPGYDCHGLPIETIVEKKLADKGKNKNDIPVASFRRICREHASTAMNNQTRDFQRLGILGEWQDPYLTMSPEYESSTARLFGRFLERGFIYKGQRPVYWCTYDQTALAEAEVEYKEHTSPSVYVKFPLKTNPTEIDPALAGRNVFLVIWTTTPWTLPANLGIAVHPDFDYSAVETGGEVYIVASELAGAFGEICEVGSVRELARFKGAKLDRMEAKHAWLDRPSLIMNGEHVTLGEADAEVELDVRFEDKSAKKSGTGCVHTAPGHGGDDFHIAKKYGLDIYNPVDDAGRFIDEVEHFGGMDIFEANPRIVEFLRENGMLLHSERYAHRYPHCWRCKNPVIFRATPQWFISMDEAVDGRSLRERACDEIAEVKWHPAWGQGRMANMFKGRPDWCVSRQRFWGVPIPVFYCQGCEDAVADSRIVDHVADIFAKETADAWYARPESELLPAGYKCAKCGGSEFRKETDILDVWFDSGSSCVAVLETRGDTLRFPADVYLEGGDQYRGWFNSSLSCGIAAHDTAPYKQIITHGWVVDGEGKKQSKSLGNVTAPQEIIDRSGADVLRLWAAAVDYTEDVRCSDEILQRVVDAYRKMRNTLRYALGNLDGFDPGTDSVPAEKLEEIDRWALAELDVVTAKVLDGYESYDFQAAYTALYNFCGITLSARYFDIIKDRLYILAPKSQARRSAQTALYTIGDSLIRLMAPLLAYTADEAWENMPGRQEASVHIAEFPRRNAEDTQAGGLRFRWERIFTIRDEVLKALETARNDKRIGSSLEAKVLLTTDAETTRFLLDYYEQLRYIFIVSQVEVREGDKLTVEIRKADGEKCERCWNYSTRVGEFERFPTVCERCNDALIEIVE, via the coding sequence ATGACGGAACCATTGGACCTGAAAAAGACTGTTAATCTGCCTAGGACGGATTTTTCCCAAAAGGCGAATCTCGGGCAGATGGAGCCTGCACGCTCGAAGAAGTGGCAGGAAATAGGCTTGTATGAAAAGGTGTTGGAAGCGCGCAAAGGGCGCGAGAAATTCATCCTCCACGACGGCCCGCCGTATGCTAACGCGGATATTCACATCGGTACGGCGCTGAACAAGATACTCAAGGACTTCGTCGTCAAAACACGTTCGATGATGGGCTACGACGCGCCGTATGTGCCGGGCTACGACTGTCATGGCCTGCCGATCGAGACCATCGTCGAGAAAAAGCTTGCCGATAAGGGCAAGAACAAGAATGACATCCCCGTTGCCTCATTCCGCCGCATATGTCGCGAGCATGCTTCGACGGCGATGAACAACCAGACGCGTGACTTTCAGCGGTTGGGAATTCTGGGCGAGTGGCAAGATCCGTATCTAACGATGTCGCCGGAGTACGAATCCTCGACCGCGCGGCTTTTCGGCCGTTTCCTCGAACGTGGCTTTATTTACAAGGGCCAGCGGCCTGTCTATTGGTGTACTTACGACCAGACGGCCCTTGCGGAGGCTGAGGTCGAGTATAAGGAGCACACTTCGCCGTCGGTTTACGTCAAATTTCCGCTCAAGACCAATCCGACCGAGATCGACCCGGCCCTGGCGGGGCGGAATGTCTTCCTCGTCATCTGGACGACCACGCCGTGGACGCTGCCCGCGAATCTTGGCATCGCCGTGCATCCGGATTTTGATTATTCGGCCGTCGAGACGGGCGGCGAGGTTTACATTGTCGCGAGTGAGCTTGCCGGGGCCTTTGGCGAAATCTGCGAGGTTGGGTCGGTCAGAGAACTCGCTCGCTTCAAGGGCGCAAAGCTCGACCGAATGGAAGCGAAACATGCATGGCTCGACCGCCCGTCGCTCATCATGAACGGTGAGCACGTCACGCTTGGCGAGGCCGATGCTGAGGTCGAGTTGGACGTTCGATTCGAGGATAAATCCGCGAAGAAGAGCGGCACAGGCTGCGTTCACACAGCTCCGGGCCACGGCGGCGACGATTTTCATATTGCTAAGAAATACGGTCTCGATATCTACAATCCTGTAGATGACGCCGGGCGGTTTATCGATGAAGTTGAACATTTCGGCGGTATGGATATCTTTGAGGCAAACCCCAGGATAGTCGAGTTTTTGCGCGAGAACGGAATGCTGCTGCATTCCGAGAGATACGCCCATCGCTATCCGCATTGTTGGCGCTGTAAGAATCCCGTGATCTTTCGTGCTACGCCGCAGTGGTTTATTTCGATGGACGAAGCTGTTGACGGTCGTAGCTTACGCGAACGCGCGTGCGATGAGATCGCTGAGGTCAAATGGCATCCGGCGTGGGGCCAGGGCCGCATGGCGAATATGTTCAAGGGCCGTCCTGACTGGTGCGTGTCGCGTCAGCGTTTCTGGGGAGTGCCGATCCCGGTTTTCTATTGTCAGGGCTGCGAAGACGCGGTTGCCGATTCCAGGATCGTTGATCACGTCGCCGACATCTTTGCCAAAGAGACCGCCGATGCGTGGTATGCGAGACCCGAGTCCGAATTGCTGCCCGCTGGCTACAAATGCGCAAAATGCGGCGGCAGTGAATTTCGCAAAGAGACCGATATTCTCGACGTCTGGTTCGATTCGGGCTCATCATGCGTAGCCGTGCTGGAAACACGCGGCGATACGCTGCGGTTTCCCGCCGATGTATATCTCGAGGGCGGCGACCAGTATCGCGGCTGGTTCAATTCCAGCCTTAGCTGCGGCATCGCCGCACACGACACGGCACCCTACAAACAGATCATTACCCACGGCTGGGTCGTTGACGGCGAGGGCAAGAAGCAATCCAAATCGCTCGGCAATGTCACCGCTCCGCAGGAGATCATCGACAGATCAGGCGCCGACGTGCTTCGCCTGTGGGCAGCGGCGGTCGATTACACCGAGGACGTTCGCTGCTCAGACGAGATCCTTCAGCGTGTCGTTGATGCGTATCGCAAGATGCGGAATACGCTGCGTTACGCGTTGGGGAATCTCGACGGTTTCGATCCCGGAACGGACAGTGTTCCGGCCGAGAAGCTAGAAGAGATCGACCGATGGGCTTTGGCTGAACTTGACGTTGTGACCGCGAAGGTGCTGGATGGTTACGAGAGCTACGATTTTCAGGCCGCATACACGGCCCTCTACAATTTTTGCGGCATCACGCTGTCGGCTCGCTATTTTGACATCATCAAGGACCGGCTCTACATCCTGGCACCCAAGAGCCAGGCAAGGCGTTCGGCGCAAACCGCGCTCTACACAATTGGCGATTCGCTCATCCGATTGATGGCTCCGCTGCTCGCCTATACCGCAGACGAGGCGTGGGAAAACATGCCGGGCCGTCAAGAGGCGTCGGTACATATCGCGGAGTTCCCGCGTCGGAATGCTGAAGACACGCAGGCTGGCGGCCTGCGTTTCCGGTGGGAACGCATCTTCACGATCCGCGACGAAGTGCTCAAGGCTCTCGAAACCGCCCGCAACGACAAACGGATCGGTTCGTCGCTCGAGGCAAAGGTCCTTCTCACGACTGACGCCGAGACTACACGCTTCCTGCTCGACTATTACGAGCAATTGCGATACATCTTTATTGTCTCGCAGGTCGAGGTTCGTGAGGGAGACAAATTGACCGTCGAGATCAGAAAGGCCGACGGCGAAAAATGCGAGCGTTGTTGGAACTATTCGACGCGCGTCGGCGAATTCGAACGCTTCCCGACCGTTTGCGAGCGGTGCAACGACGCGTTGATCGAGATCGTCGAGTAG
- a CDS encoding nuclear transport factor 2 family protein yields MKYLILIIATVVVFGSAVFAQNSEKDAVLVPLQNYLKAHATGDGEYYRKAFHTDGNLIFIRDGKYTTRSFADFIAGASGKPAADEAKRKRRIESVHVVGNAAMAVIVLDYPTVKFTDYMTLLKINGEWKIVNKSFFAEPKPSLEIKKNP; encoded by the coding sequence ATGAAGTACCTTATTCTGATCATCGCAACGGTTGTTGTGTTTGGCTCGGCCGTATTCGCCCAAAACAGCGAGAAAGATGCCGTGCTCGTCCCGCTCCAGAATTATCTCAAGGCCCACGCAACCGGCGACGGTGAGTATTATCGCAAGGCCTTTCATACCGACGGCAATCTGATATTCATCCGCGATGGCAAGTACACGACGCGTTCGTTCGCCGACTTTATCGCCGGTGCGAGCGGCAAACCGGCGGCAGACGAGGCAAAACGCAAACGCCGGATCGAATCGGTCCACGTCGTCGGCAACGCCGCGATGGCCGTGATCGTACTCGACTATCCGACCGTCAAATTCACCGACTACATGACGCTGCTCAAAATCAACGGCGAGTGGAAGATCGTAAATAAATCTTTCTTTGCGGAACCGAAACCATCTCTTGAGATCAAGAAGAATCCGTGA
- the lspA gene encoding signal peptidase II — translation MTRRDIIWKLAYLGIAGGVYMIDQVTKAWAARELRLGGDRSLIDGLLNLAYATNTGIAFSMFDEGGDTGRWGLSAVAFIAGVLVLYFFWRTPRTDDRVLGSLALLLAGIAGNVTDRLRFGYVIDFIDVQFGAWHYPTFNVADVAICVGAGLLILDMFLSKKQNTKTENRKPEVPA, via the coding sequence GTGACCAGACGCGACATCATCTGGAAGCTCGCCTATCTCGGCATCGCCGGAGGCGTCTACATGATCGACCAGGTTACGAAGGCCTGGGCGGCCCGCGAACTGCGTCTCGGCGGTGATCGCTCCCTGATCGACGGCTTGCTAAATCTGGCATATGCGACGAATACGGGCATCGCGTTCTCAATGTTTGATGAGGGGGGCGACACCGGCCGGTGGGGCCTGTCGGCCGTGGCATTCATAGCCGGCGTGCTGGTGCTGTATTTCTTTTGGCGAACGCCGCGAACGGACGATCGTGTCTTGGGTTCGTTGGCCCTTTTGCTTGCCGGTATCGCCGGCAACGTAACCGACCGTCTGCGGTTCGGTTATGTAATAGATTTTATTGACGTCCAGTTCGGCGCCTGGCACTATCCGACCTTTAACGTCGCCGATGTGGCGATCTGCGTCGGAGCAGGATTGCTCATTCTGGATATGTTCCTGTCGAAAAAACAAAATACAAAAACCGAAAATCGAAAACCAGAGGTTCCGGCCTGA
- a CDS encoding four helix bundle protein → MSRTFEDVDIWQQAHGFVLEVYRMTETFPKHELFCLTSQLRRAAISIPANFAEGYRKTSKRDKVRFYNTSLASLEECRYYLRLSTDLGYADTNQLREHLELISKMLTRYSAAIRADF, encoded by the coding sequence ATGTCACGAACGTTTGAAGATGTCGACATTTGGCAACAAGCCCATGGATTTGTCCTTGAGGTTTATAGGATGACCGAGACCTTTCCGAAACACGAGCTTTTCTGTCTGACTTCTCAACTGCGGCGTGCCGCGATCTCAATACCCGCAAATTTCGCCGAGGGCTATCGGAAAACCAGTAAACGCGACAAAGTTCGCTTCTATAACACCTCATTAGCTTCATTAGAAGAATGCAGATATTATCTGCGACTATCGACGGATCTAGGTTACGCCGACACAAACCAACTTCGTGAACATCTGGAATTGATAAGTAAGATGCTCACGCGATATTCCGCTGCAATTCGAGCAGACTTTTGA
- the lgt gene encoding prolipoprotein diacylglyceryl transferase has product MYPELFRIGDFPVTTYGIWLAVGMLLALFAASRLAARDGLKRDHIYDLGLWTLIGGLVGSKVLMLLVEDNVNVFSLDFLRSGGVFYGGLIGGFLAVVVVVRFYKLPFWKTADAFAPAVALGQAFGRQGCFAAGCCWGKPTDAAWGVHFTELGNQYTGVPIYGPDHSALYLHPTQLIESFTMLAVFAGLVLLHKRKRFDGQVLIGYGIVYSIFRFSIEFIRDDPRGDLLGLTTLTGLSTSQIVSLIVAAVSVVFMIWRLRVETRAVASVPDA; this is encoded by the coding sequence ATGTATCCAGAACTATTCAGAATCGGCGACTTTCCTGTTACAACGTATGGCATCTGGCTGGCCGTCGGGATGCTGCTGGCCTTGTTCGCTGCGTCGCGCCTCGCTGCACGCGACGGACTTAAGCGTGACCACATCTATGACCTCGGCCTCTGGACGCTGATAGGCGGCCTCGTCGGTTCAAAGGTCCTGATGCTCCTTGTCGAGGACAATGTAAATGTCTTTTCGCTAGATTTTCTTCGTTCCGGCGGCGTATTTTATGGTGGGCTGATCGGCGGTTTTCTAGCCGTCGTGGTTGTTGTCAGATTCTATAAACTGCCGTTTTGGAAAACTGCCGACGCATTTGCCCCTGCGGTAGCCCTTGGCCAGGCGTTCGGCCGCCAAGGCTGTTTTGCCGCAGGCTGCTGTTGGGGCAAGCCGACAGACGCTGCGTGGGGCGTGCATTTTACAGAGCTAGGTAATCAATACACGGGCGTCCCGATCTATGGCCCTGACCATTCGGCGCTCTATCTGCACCCGACGCAGTTGATCGAATCGTTCACAATGCTTGCCGTGTTTGCCGGACTCGTCCTATTGCACAAGCGCAAACGGTTTGACGGCCAGGTATTGATCGGCTACGGCATTGTCTATTCGATATTTCGCTTCTCTATCGAATTCATCCGCGACGACCCGCGCGGCGACCTGCTTGGCCTGACGACGCTTACCGGACTGTCAACATCACAGATCGTGAGCCTGATCGTCGCTGCTGTATCGGTTGTTTTCATGATCTGGCGCCTGCGGGTAGAAACACGAGCGGTAGCGAGTGTGCCCGACGCGTAA
- a CDS encoding RluA family pseudouridine synthase produces the protein MSGTDSQILHPSSLEAGSRLDAFLAEHIDTWSRSRLQRLIEDEDVLVNGRPVKSSYKVREGDEIEVELTEIPPAQFEPEDISLDIVYEDECLAVINKPAGMVVHPGAGVPNGTLANAIAWHFKSEPPASAGGQFVSSDTTKTEPNWPPADAGGSDRIGIVHRLDKDTSGLIVVAKDEQTAEELSREFHDREVEKSYVALVHGVIEENSGTIDRPIARDRHNRTKMTVAANGRNALTLWRVRQRFEKFTLLDIDIKTGRTHQIRVHLASINHPVVGDATYNAGRDAHIADNNLKKAVEHLGRFFLHAQRLAFTHPKTGERMEFTQELPEALKELLGLLG, from the coding sequence ATGTCCGGCACCGATTCGCAAATCCTTCATCCTTCATCTCTCGAAGCCGGTTCGCGTCTCGACGCCTTTCTCGCCGAGCACATAGATACCTGGTCGCGTTCGCGGCTGCAGAGGCTGATCGAGGACGAAGACGTTCTCGTCAACGGGCGTCCCGTCAAATCGTCCTACAAGGTCCGCGAAGGCGATGAGATCGAGGTGGAACTTACAGAGATTCCTCCTGCCCAATTCGAGCCTGAGGACATTTCGCTCGATATTGTTTACGAGGACGAATGTCTCGCCGTTATCAATAAGCCCGCCGGAATGGTCGTCCACCCCGGCGCGGGCGTGCCAAACGGGACGCTCGCGAATGCGATAGCTTGGCATTTCAAGTCAGAACCGCCTGCGTCAGCGGGCGGCCAGTTCGTTTCGTCGGATACAACGAAAACGGAACCCAACTGGCCGCCCGCAGACGCAGGCGGTTCTGACAGGATCGGCATCGTCCATAGGCTGGACAAGGATACGTCGGGTCTCATCGTCGTTGCCAAAGACGAACAAACCGCCGAGGAGTTATCACGCGAGTTCCACGACCGCGAGGTGGAGAAATCCTATGTCGCTCTTGTCCACGGCGTGATCGAAGAAAACTCCGGCACCATCGACCGCCCGATCGCTCGTGACCGCCACAACCGCACAAAAATGACCGTCGCCGCTAATGGCCGCAACGCGTTGACGCTGTGGCGTGTCCGGCAGCGTTTCGAAAAGTTCACTCTCCTCGACATCGACATCAAGACCGGCCGCACGCACCAGATCCGCGTCCATCTCGCCTCGATCAATCACCCCGTCGTCGGTGACGCCACCTACAACGCCGGCCGCGACGCTCATATAGCCGACAACAACCTCAAAAAAGCCGTCGAACACCTTGGCCGCTTCTTCCTGCACGCGCAGCGGCTCGCCTTTACGCATCCAAAGACGGGCGAGCGGATGGAATTTACGCAAGAACTGCCTGAGGCTTTAAAAGAACTCCTCGGCCTCTTAGGGTAG